One Nicotiana tomentosiformis chromosome 4, ASM39032v3, whole genome shotgun sequence genomic window carries:
- the LOC117278283 gene encoding uncharacterized protein, giving the protein MGQSRQPIRISRASCVVDNHRKWHEKLSSTLLGYRTIMRTSIGATSYMLVYGTEVVIPAEVEIQSLRVIQDAKLDDVEWIPVRQEQVMLIDEKRMDAICHGQLYQNRTTNAFNKRVKTR; this is encoded by the coding sequence ATGGGGCAGTCGAGGCAGCCAATAAGAATATCAAGAGCATCCTGCGTAGTGGACAATCATAGGAAATGGCACGAGAAACTATCTAGCACCTTACTGGGTTATCGGACCATCATGAGAACATCCATTGGGGCAACATCGTACATGTTAGTATACGGCACCGAAGTTGTGATACCCGCAGAGGTTGAGATACAATCTTTAAGGGTCATTCAAGATGCCAAGTTGGACGATGTAGAGTGGATACCGGTTAGACAGGAGCAAGTCATGCTCATCGACGAGAAGAGAATGGATGCAATATGCCATGGTCAGCTATATCAGAACAGGACGACCAATGCATTTAACAAAAGGGTGAAGACACGCTag